In one Achromobacter spanius genomic region, the following are encoded:
- a CDS encoding GbsR/MarR family transcriptional regulator, producing the protein MFLTPQNERFILHFGEMGSRWGVNRTVGQIYALLFLHPEPLNADEIAETLGFSRSNVSLGLKELQSWRLVKLVHQVGDRRDYFETPKDVWEIFRILMEEKRRREIDPTLTLLRDTLLESPSGPNDAYAQQRMTEMLELIELSSGWFDEVQRLPPETLQKLMRLGSQVQKVLGFAGKLRGKD; encoded by the coding sequence ATGTTTCTTACCCCGCAAAACGAGCGTTTCATCCTGCACTTCGGCGAAATGGGCAGCCGTTGGGGCGTGAACCGCACGGTGGGCCAGATCTACGCCCTGTTGTTTTTGCATCCAGAACCGCTGAATGCAGACGAAATCGCCGAGACGCTGGGATTTTCGCGCTCTAACGTCAGCCTGGGGCTGAAAGAGTTGCAGTCTTGGCGCCTGGTCAAACTGGTCCATCAAGTGGGCGACCGCCGCGACTACTTCGAGACGCCCAAAGACGTCTGGGAAATCTTCCGCATCCTGATGGAAGAAAAGCGCCGACGCGAAATCGATCCCACCCTGACCTTGCTGCGCGACACCCTGCTGGAATCGCCTTCAGGGCCCAATGACGCTTACGCGCAACAACGCATGACCGAAATGCTGGAGCTTATTGAACTGTCTTCCGGATGGTTCGATGAGGTTCAACGCCTGCCCCCGGAGACCTTGCAAAAGCTCATGCGACTGGGTTCGCAAGTGCAAAAGGTGCTGGGCTTCGCCGGCAAACTGCGGGGCAAGGACTGA
- a CDS encoding cytochrome ubiquinol oxidase subunit I: MIDLDVVNLSRFQFAATALYHFLFVPLTLGLSFMLAIMESVYVMTGRPIWKRMTMFWGTLFGINFALGVATGVVMEFQFGMNWSYYSHYVGDIFGAPLALEGLMAFFLEATFVGLFFFGWNRMSKVSHLVVTWLVAFGTNFSALWILIANGWMQNPVGAIFNPDTMRMEMTDFASVIFNPVAQAKFVHTVSAGYVAGAMFVMSISAWYLLKGRHTDLAKRSMAVAASFGLAGALSVVVLGDESGYLTTEHQKMKIAAMESMWETEPAPASFNLFAIPNQAERKNDFGIEIPYVMGIIGTRSLTTPLLGINDLILRAENRIRDGMVAYDALQKIRANPKDVDARMVFDKTWPDLGYALLVKRYQDDMSKVTEADIKQAAIDTVPNVAPLFWAFRIMVAVGMYLILFFGVAFWLASRGRLDSRPGLLKVALWSLPLPWVAIESGWFVAEYGRQPWVIEGVLPTYYAASGLTITDLAISLAIFLVLYTVLLIIGVKVMLHAIKAGPKSDGPVAGNAAADPVRAAVRA; encoded by the coding sequence ATGATTGATCTCGACGTCGTCAACCTGTCGCGATTCCAGTTTGCCGCGACCGCGCTTTACCATTTCTTGTTCGTCCCTCTCACGCTTGGCCTGTCGTTCATGCTGGCCATCATGGAAAGCGTGTACGTCATGACCGGCCGCCCCATCTGGAAACGGATGACCATGTTCTGGGGCACGCTGTTCGGCATCAACTTCGCGCTGGGTGTGGCCACCGGCGTGGTGATGGAATTCCAGTTCGGCATGAACTGGTCCTACTACAGTCACTACGTTGGCGATATTTTCGGCGCGCCGCTTGCGCTGGAAGGGCTGATGGCCTTCTTCCTGGAAGCCACCTTCGTCGGCCTGTTCTTCTTCGGCTGGAATCGCATGTCGAAGGTCAGCCACCTGGTGGTGACCTGGCTGGTGGCGTTCGGCACCAACTTCTCGGCGCTGTGGATCCTGATCGCCAACGGCTGGATGCAGAACCCGGTGGGCGCCATCTTCAACCCCGACACCATGCGCATGGAGATGACCGACTTCGCTTCGGTGATCTTCAACCCGGTGGCGCAGGCTAAGTTCGTGCACACGGTCAGCGCTGGCTACGTCGCGGGCGCCATGTTCGTGATGTCGATCAGCGCCTGGTATCTGCTGAAGGGCCGCCATACCGACCTGGCCAAGCGCTCGATGGCGGTGGCTGCCAGCTTCGGTCTGGCCGGCGCCTTGTCGGTGGTGGTGCTGGGTGACGAAAGCGGTTACCTCACCACCGAGCATCAGAAGATGAAGATCGCGGCCATGGAGTCCATGTGGGAGACCGAGCCCGCGCCCGCGTCCTTCAACCTGTTCGCCATTCCCAACCAGGCCGAGCGCAAGAACGACTTCGGCATCGAGATCCCGTACGTCATGGGCATCATCGGCACCCGGTCGCTCACCACGCCGCTCTTGGGTATCAACGACCTGATCCTGCGCGCCGAAAACCGCATCCGTGACGGCATGGTGGCGTATGACGCCTTGCAGAAGATCCGCGCCAATCCCAAGGACGTGGACGCGCGCATGGTCTTCGACAAGACCTGGCCTGACCTGGGCTATGCGCTGCTGGTCAAGCGCTACCAGGACGACATGAGCAAGGTCACCGAGGCCGACATCAAGCAGGCCGCGATCGACACCGTGCCAAATGTGGCGCCGCTATTCTGGGCGTTCCGCATCATGGTGGCGGTGGGCATGTACCTGATCCTGTTCTTCGGCGTGGCCTTCTGGCTGGCCTCGCGCGGGCGTCTGGACAGCCGTCCGGGCCTGTTGAAGGTGGCGCTGTGGAGCCTGCCGCTGCCCTGGGTCGCCATTGAAAGCGGCTGGTTCGTGGCCGAGTACGGCCGCCAACCCTGGGTGATCGAAGGGGTGCTGCCGACGTATTACGCGGCATCCGGCCTGACCATCACCGACCTGGCAATCAGCCTGGCCATCTTCCTGGTGCTCTACACCGTTCTGCTGATCATCGGCGTGAAGGTCATGTTGCACGCCATCAAGGCGGGTCCGAAATCCGATGGGCCGGTGGCGGGCAACGCCGCCGCCGATCCTGTGCGCGCCGCCGTGCGCGCCTAA
- the purT gene encoding formate-dependent phosphoribosylglycinamide formyltransferase — MSSISSPVLGTPLSPLATRVMLLGSGELGKEVIIALQRLGVEVIAVDRYADAPGHQVAHRAHVVSMTDADALKKIIEQERPHVIVPEIEAIATSLLVELEAAGVARVTPTARAAQLTMNREGIRRLAAETLGLPTSPYHFVDTEEELRAAIDGGIGYPCVIKPVMSSSGKGQSVIKSADDVAQSWRYAQEGGRVGGGRAIVEGFIRFDYEITLLTVRARGADGTVETRYCEPIGHKQVDGDYVESWQPHPMSPAALARAREIALAVTSDLGGLGIFGVELFVAGDQVWFSEVSPRPHDTGMVTMITQAQNEFELHARALLGLPVDTSLRQPGASSVIYGGVDAAAVSFHNVAEALAEPGTDIRLFGKPESFVKRRMGVGLAVAEDVAAARAKAKRVSAAVAVKAG; from the coding sequence ATGTCCAGCATCTCCAGCCCCGTTCTTGGCACGCCCCTGTCTCCCCTGGCCACCCGAGTCATGTTGCTCGGCTCCGGCGAATTGGGCAAAGAGGTCATCATTGCCCTGCAGAGACTGGGCGTGGAAGTCATTGCGGTGGATCGTTATGCCGACGCGCCGGGCCATCAGGTGGCGCACCGCGCGCATGTGGTCTCCATGACCGACGCGGACGCCCTGAAGAAGATCATCGAGCAGGAACGACCGCACGTTATTGTCCCTGAAATCGAAGCCATTGCCACCAGTTTGCTGGTGGAACTGGAAGCGGCGGGCGTGGCCCGCGTGACGCCGACCGCCCGGGCCGCCCAATTGACCATGAACCGCGAGGGCATCCGGCGCCTGGCGGCCGAGACGCTGGGACTGCCCACGTCCCCCTATCATTTTGTGGACACGGAAGAAGAATTGCGCGCCGCCATTGACGGCGGCATCGGCTATCCCTGCGTCATCAAGCCGGTGATGTCGTCGTCCGGCAAGGGCCAGTCCGTGATCAAAAGCGCCGATGACGTGGCGCAATCGTGGCGCTACGCCCAGGAAGGCGGGCGGGTAGGCGGCGGCCGCGCCATCGTTGAAGGCTTCATCCGTTTCGACTACGAAATCACGCTGCTGACGGTGCGCGCCCGGGGTGCGGACGGCACGGTTGAAACCCGTTATTGCGAACCCATCGGCCACAAGCAGGTTGATGGCGACTACGTGGAAAGCTGGCAGCCTCACCCCATGTCGCCCGCCGCGTTGGCGCGCGCCCGGGAAATCGCCCTGGCCGTCACGTCCGACCTGGGCGGCCTGGGCATCTTTGGCGTGGAACTGTTCGTGGCAGGCGACCAGGTGTGGTTCTCGGAAGTCAGCCCGCGTCCGCACGACACCGGCATGGTCACCATGATCACCCAGGCCCAGAACGAATTCGAACTGCACGCGCGGGCCTTGCTTGGCCTGCCGGTCGACACCAGCCTGCGCCAGCCGGGCGCCAGCAGCGTCATCTATGGCGGCGTGGACGCCGCCGCCGTGTCGTTTCATAACGTGGCCGAAGCGCTGGCCGAACCTGGCACCGACATCCGCCTGTTCGGCAAGCCGGAATCCTTCGTCAAGCGCCGCATGGGCGTGGGCCTGGCCGTGGCCGAAGACGTGGCCGCCGCCCGCGCCAAGGCCAAGCGCGTTTCCGCCGCCGTCGCCGTCAAGGCGGGCTGA
- the cydB gene encoding cytochrome d ubiquinol oxidase subunit II → MDTLIPFDYGTLRVIWWVLLGALLIGFAVMDGFDLGVAALLPVVAKTDAERRIVINVVGPVWEGNQVWLITAGGAIFAAWPLLYAASFSGFYLAMMLVLIALILRPVGFKYRSKMEGTRWRNRWDAVLCFSGVVASLVFGVAMGNIILGVPFTFDPVTLRPIYEGHFYQLFAPFALLAGVLSVVMLAMHGAVLLAWRTDDPVSSRARNWGRLAGLLTAALFVAGGFWVAGGIGGHTITSAVNAGGPSDPMLKTVAVQTGAWMANYTTWPLMWIAPALGVGGALLVVLLLTVRANMLAFLSSALSITGVILTVGFALFPFVMPSSTKPQAGLTIWDGSSSHLTLWIMVIAVAVFLPIVTLYTAWVYRVMRGKVTHESVGDTPNSY, encoded by the coding sequence ATGGATACCCTTATTCCTTTCGACTATGGCACCTTGCGGGTGATCTGGTGGGTGCTGCTGGGCGCCTTGCTCATCGGTTTTGCCGTGATGGACGGCTTTGACCTGGGGGTGGCCGCCTTGCTGCCCGTCGTGGCCAAGACCGACGCCGAACGCCGCATCGTCATCAACGTTGTCGGCCCGGTATGGGAAGGCAACCAGGTCTGGCTGATCACGGCGGGCGGCGCCATCTTCGCCGCCTGGCCCTTGCTGTACGCCGCGTCATTCTCCGGCTTCTACCTGGCGATGATGCTGGTGCTGATTGCGCTGATCCTGCGTCCCGTGGGCTTCAAGTACCGCAGCAAGATGGAAGGCACGCGCTGGCGCAACCGCTGGGACGCCGTGCTGTGTTTTTCGGGCGTGGTGGCTTCGTTGGTGTTTGGCGTCGCCATGGGCAACATCATCCTGGGCGTACCGTTCACGTTCGACCCGGTGACGCTGCGGCCTATCTACGAAGGGCATTTCTATCAGCTCTTTGCGCCGTTCGCCTTGCTGGCCGGCGTGCTCAGCGTGGTGATGCTGGCCATGCACGGCGCGGTGCTGCTGGCCTGGCGCACGGACGACCCCGTGTCCTCCCGCGCGCGCAACTGGGGCCGGCTGGCGGGTTTGCTGACTGCCGCGCTGTTCGTTGCCGGCGGTTTCTGGGTTGCCGGCGGCATTGGCGGGCACACCATTACCAGCGCGGTCAACGCGGGTGGGCCGTCCGACCCCATGCTCAAGACCGTGGCGGTGCAGACCGGCGCCTGGATGGCCAACTACACCACCTGGCCCTTGATGTGGATTGCGCCCGCGCTGGGCGTGGGCGGCGCGCTGTTGGTGGTGCTGCTCTTGACCGTGCGCGCGAATATGCTGGCCTTTCTGTCGTCGGCGCTGTCGATCACCGGGGTGATTCTGACGGTGGGCTTTGCGCTGTTCCCGTTCGTCATGCCGTCGTCGACCAAGCCGCAGGCCGGCCTGACCATCTGGGACGGATCGTCCAGCCATCTGACGCTGTGGATCATGGTGATCGCCGTGGCCGTCTTCCTGCCGATCGTCACGCTGTACACCGCCTGGGTGTATCGCGTGATGCGCGGCAAGGTCACCCATGAATCCGTGGGCGACACGCCCAACTCATACTAA
- the cydX gene encoding cytochrome bd-I oxidase subunit CydX: MWYFSWILGLGLACAFAILNAMWFELREGHTHDPRASRDDE, from the coding sequence ATGTGGTATTTCTCGTGGATACTCGGTCTGGGTTTGGCGTGTGCCTTCGCCATCCTGAATGCAATGTGGTTTGAGCTGCGCGAAGGTCATACGCATGACCCGCGCGCCAGCCGTGACGACGAGTGA
- a CDS encoding KpsF/GutQ family sugar-phosphate isomerase translates to MTDHPITSSDAALASARRTLQVESQGLLDLAARLDDSFTQAVALLLACQGRVVVTGIGKTGHIARKIAATFASTGTPAFFVHAAEAVHGDLGMITQDDVVIAVSYSGAGQELLTILPVARRMGAKLVAITGNPQSELALLADVHLDASVAQEACPLNLAPTASTTAALALGDALAVACLEARGFGPQDFARSHPGGALGRRLLTHVRDVMRQGNALPIVLAGTPVSQALEVMSDKGMGMTVVTDAQRRPLGIFTDGDLRRLIARHGDIRSLTVEAGMTRSPRSISPDALAAEAAQHMDELRLSQMLVLDADGALLGALHMHDLMAAKVV, encoded by the coding sequence ATGACTGATCATCCCATCACATCGTCCGATGCCGCGCTGGCATCTGCACGCAGAACGTTGCAAGTCGAAAGTCAGGGTCTGCTGGACTTGGCCGCACGCCTGGACGACTCATTCACCCAGGCCGTCGCCTTGCTGTTGGCCTGCCAGGGCCGCGTCGTGGTCACGGGCATTGGCAAGACCGGGCACATTGCACGCAAGATTGCCGCCACGTTCGCCTCGACCGGCACGCCCGCTTTCTTTGTGCACGCCGCGGAAGCCGTGCACGGCGATCTGGGCATGATCACGCAAGATGATGTGGTGATTGCTGTGTCGTACTCGGGTGCGGGCCAGGAACTGCTGACCATCCTGCCCGTGGCTCGGCGCATGGGCGCCAAACTGGTGGCAATTACGGGCAACCCGCAATCCGAACTCGCCCTGCTGGCCGATGTGCACCTGGACGCCAGCGTGGCGCAGGAAGCCTGCCCGCTGAACCTGGCGCCCACGGCCAGCACCACGGCCGCATTGGCCCTGGGCGATGCACTGGCGGTCGCCTGCCTGGAAGCCCGCGGATTCGGCCCCCAGGATTTCGCGCGATCCCATCCCGGCGGCGCGCTGGGCCGCCGCTTGCTGACCCACGTGCGCGACGTCATGCGCCAGGGCAATGCCCTGCCTATCGTGCTGGCCGGCACCCCCGTATCGCAGGCGCTGGAAGTCATGTCCGACAAGGGCATGGGCATGACGGTCGTGACCGACGCGCAGCGCCGGCCGCTGGGCATCTTCACTGATGGCGACCTGCGCCGCCTGATCGCCCGGCACGGCGATATCCGAAGCTTGACCGTGGAGGCCGGCATGACCCGGTCGCCGCGCAGCATTTCCCCCGATGCGCTGGCCGCCGAGGCCGCTCAGCACATGGACGAGCTGCGGCTCAGCCAGATGCTGGTGCTGGACGCCGACGGCGCGCTGCTGGGCGCCTTGCATATGCATGATCTGATGGCCGCTAAAGTGGTATGA
- the cydD gene encoding thiol reductant ABC exporter subunit CydD, translated as MALAKAARLPLMLAGAAPLVSGALLVVQAWLLASVLDAAIVRDVPRQELLASIVGIAALMLLRATITWAGERAGADAAERIKRHVRQSLFARMVAKGPYWSRGKASGELASAVVDQVEALDGFFAKYLPAMAAAAMLPVAFSVLLLPVDVIAGLVLLITAPLIPLFMALVGWGAQGASRRHLRAFARLSGFFADRLRGLSTLKLYGRADAEAASVVAASDALRQRTMSVLRIAFLSSAVLEFFAALGVAGVAVYIGLTYLGFLDVRWSPLTLQAGLFCLLMAPEVYAPLRQFAAHYHDRATALAAVTQIAVLFDGLPQEDAATPLHPDTARMVAASGGASLAVSGLTVLAPGRAQAVLSDAALTLAPGEHVALMGPSGIGKSTLIEALARLRPSQGDIRIDDQPLTDWDEAALRSRVALIGQTPQLLAGSIADNIRLGCADASDADVQEAARRACVLEFAAALPQGLDTLLGSRGQGLSGGQAQRVALARLFLRDPGLILLDEPTAHLDEATQARLLDEILAFSEGRTLLLATHSAAVAARLGRVWRVVDGKVEDV; from the coding sequence ATGGCGCTTGCCAAGGCGGCCAGGCTTCCCTTGATGCTGGCGGGCGCCGCCCCGCTGGTCAGCGGCGCCTTGCTGGTGGTTCAGGCGTGGTTATTGGCCAGTGTGCTGGATGCGGCAATCGTGCGCGATGTGCCGCGCCAGGAATTGCTGGCCAGCATTGTGGGCATTGCCGCCTTGATGCTGCTGCGCGCCACCATTACCTGGGCGGGCGAGCGGGCGGGTGCGGACGCGGCTGAACGCATCAAGCGCCATGTGCGCCAGTCGTTGTTCGCGCGCATGGTCGCCAAGGGGCCGTACTGGAGCCGGGGCAAGGCGTCTGGCGAACTGGCCAGCGCGGTGGTGGATCAGGTTGAAGCGCTGGACGGCTTCTTTGCCAAGTACCTGCCCGCCATGGCGGCCGCCGCGATGTTGCCGGTGGCGTTTTCGGTACTGCTGCTGCCGGTGGATGTCATCGCCGGGCTGGTGCTGCTGATCACGGCGCCCTTGATTCCCCTTTTCATGGCCCTGGTCGGGTGGGGCGCGCAAGGCGCCAGCCGCCGACATCTACGTGCGTTTGCTCGCCTGTCTGGCTTCTTCGCGGACCGTCTGCGTGGCTTGTCCACGTTAAAGCTCTATGGCCGTGCCGACGCCGAAGCGGCGTCTGTTGTGGCGGCCAGCGATGCGTTGCGTCAGCGCACGATGTCGGTGCTGCGCATTGCCTTCCTGTCGTCAGCCGTGCTGGAGTTCTTTGCGGCCTTGGGCGTGGCGGGAGTGGCCGTTTACATCGGCCTGACGTACCTTGGCTTCCTGGATGTGCGTTGGTCGCCGCTGACCTTGCAGGCGGGCCTGTTCTGCCTGTTGATGGCGCCGGAGGTCTATGCGCCGTTGCGTCAGTTCGCGGCGCACTATCACGACCGCGCCACGGCGCTGGCCGCCGTGACGCAGATCGCCGTGTTGTTCGATGGCTTGCCGCAAGAAGATGCCGCCACTCCCTTGCACCCGGATACCGCCCGCATGGTGGCAGCGTCTGGGGGCGCGAGTCTGGCGGTGTCGGGCTTGACCGTGCTGGCCCCGGGTCGTGCGCAAGCCGTGTTGTCCGATGCCGCGCTGACGCTGGCGCCCGGCGAGCATGTGGCGCTGATGGGCCCCAGCGGTATCGGCAAGTCCACATTGATCGAAGCGCTTGCCCGCCTGCGCCCCAGCCAGGGCGATATCCGTATCGACGACCAGCCCTTGACGGACTGGGACGAAGCCGCGTTGCGCAGCCGGGTGGCCTTGATCGGTCAGACGCCGCAACTGCTGGCGGGCTCCATCGCCGACAACATCCGGTTGGGCTGTGCTGACGCATCCGACGCCGACGTGCAGGAAGCCGCGCGACGGGCCTGCGTGCTGGAGTTCGCGGCGGCGCTACCGCAAGGCCTGGATACGCTGCTGGGTAGCCGGGGGCAGGGCTTGTCGGGCGGGCAGGCGCAACGCGTAGCGCTGGCACGCCTGTTCCTGCGCGACCCCGGCCTGATCCTGCTGGACGAGCCCACCGCGCATCTGGACGAGGCGACCCAGGCGCGGCTGCTGGATGAAATCCTCGCATTTTCCGAGGGCCGCACCTTGCTGCTGGCGACGCATTCGGCCGCGGTCGCGGCGCGTCTGGGTCGAGTATGGCGGGTGGTGGACGGAAAAGTGGAAGACGTATGA